One genomic segment of bacterium includes these proteins:
- a CDS encoding T9SS type A sorting domain-containing protein yields MTRIALALLIYASLAWGQNWEYSSATLEPQPDIGAHSQFHILAYDSGRTAFACGMDWDWEIAGVYDSLGQRLWCQCSDYVFIESARAYALELIAKPGGFMALHYYWAPNFWGPSRAFGRKYGGAGPLYQTVNLYDSASAIAATYYGGDCIFLCASTTNVERFFIAGATDEENTWTLSLWTENFHDEPWAFCLATGQGVAYAGRRYINNMEFYEFTVVGANGTDVDNWPIDMDSLTAEIVMCADPQQGFWAISVRHTEGEEDEMLFYRSVSNSYYSQILNFTVPPMEFGVVPSIHAVPYGDGALVAGEASVAGTPCLFTAAISASGLIWLDTLMGHTRILDLSPFANGFTAAVRTDDSGPVELLRAHETSSTTPHFYPFTPNAFALSAYPNPFNAQTTITFELARAGDVTLKLFDVLGREIETLLNEPLAAGTHAHNFTASQLPSGVYFVKLSANSVTATHKLLLLK; encoded by the coding sequence ATGACCCGCATCGCGCTCGCTCTCCTTATATATGCCTCTCTGGCCTGGGGGCAGAATTGGGAATATTCAAGTGCCACATTGGAGCCGCAGCCTGATATCGGAGCACATTCGCAGTTTCACATTCTGGCGTATGACTCTGGCCGGACGGCTTTTGCCTGCGGTATGGATTGGGACTGGGAAATCGCCGGCGTGTATGATTCACTTGGCCAAAGGCTGTGGTGCCAGTGCAGTGATTACGTTTTCATTGAGTCTGCCCGCGCTTACGCACTTGAACTGATCGCGAAGCCCGGCGGTTTTATGGCGCTTCACTACTATTGGGCGCCAAACTTCTGGGGTCCCTCGCGTGCCTTTGGCCGCAAGTACGGCGGTGCCGGACCGCTTTATCAAACGGTTAATCTGTACGACAGCGCGTCGGCGATTGCTGCTACTTATTACGGTGGCGATTGCATCTTCCTTTGTGCAAGCACGACAAATGTAGAGAGGTTCTTTATCGCCGGTGCAACGGACGAGGAAAATACTTGGACGTTATCGCTGTGGACGGAGAATTTCCACGATGAGCCGTGGGCCTTTTGCTTGGCCACAGGACAAGGCGTCGCATATGCGGGGAGACGGTATATAAACAACATGGAGTTTTACGAGTTCACAGTCGTTGGCGCGAACGGTACCGATGTCGATAACTGGCCGATTGACATGGATTCACTCACCGCCGAGATAGTTATGTGCGCTGATCCGCAACAAGGTTTCTGGGCAATCAGCGTTCGACATACGGAAGGCGAAGAGGATGAGATGTTGTTTTATCGATCCGTGTCGAACAGCTATTACAGCCAAATTCTGAATTTTACTGTACCACCGATGGAGTTCGGTGTCGTGCCGTCAATTCATGCCGTGCCTTACGGAGATGGTGCGCTAGTCGCAGGCGAGGCCAGCGTCGCCGGAACGCCTTGTCTGTTCACTGCTGCGATATCAGCAAGTGGACTGATTTGGTTAGATACGTTGATGGGCCACACGCGCATCCTTGATCTTTCCCCCTTTGCCAATGGCTTTACGGCTGCGGTTCGTACCGATGACAGTGGCCCCGTCGAGTTGCTTCGCGCACATGAAACATCGAGCACCACGCCGCACTTTTACCCGTTCACACCGAATGCGTTCGCTCTTTCCGCCTACCCCAACCCCTTCAACGCGCAAACAACCATCACGTTTGAGTTGGCGCGCGCGGGGGATGTGACGCTGAAACTTTTTGATGTGTTGGGAAGAGAAATCGAGACACTGCTCAACGAGCCGCTTGCCGCCGGAACGCATGCGCACAACTTTACTGCGTCTCAATTGCCGAGCGGCGTCTATTTTGTCAAGTTGTCGGCAAACTCAGTGACAGCCACTCACAAATTACTTCTGTTGAAATAG
- a CDS encoding T9SS type A sorting domain-containing protein, whose protein sequence is MLKLILALLLVTTQLSAMENYFWLTHSERSLAFPGDILRFFGRDTLWGPVHSNGWIATQNVGGLPVAIGPVSTAMSGFAPGSPNPPMQFLGGAPEFNAGDIVFPDSLTYLRETALEQGTYIYEPLHEWYCIVLDSIARFYYYPLGTERDTTTAEYFDIQLDSFRRVIFVDGKLDIRGILAARGHQLHLGCSQDIRIVDNIMIRNTNMQNGTLPDGADSRIALASEQGIYIANTWENGRENRAQGSDVVITAFLFAMGTHFQMEQMNDVGDPYIGPSPDERGNIVLTGGITQYHRGYVHRSNRGGSGYNKIYHYDARNRLWRTGVFEPIDPLEEDWVSPVDNPLFPAQFTLSVAPNPFNVSTTIRFTLPQMQSVRARVYDVQGREVMQLADRQYPAGSHVLQFNGESLASGVYFLRLETLGQIETRKLMLIK, encoded by the coding sequence ATGCTGAAGCTCATTCTCGCACTGCTGCTTGTCACTACGCAACTTTCGGCCATGGAAAACTACTTTTGGCTGACGCATTCGGAGCGCTCGCTCGCGTTCCCAGGTGATATTCTGCGGTTCTTCGGGCGCGACACCCTGTGGGGACCCGTGCATTCGAACGGTTGGATTGCCACACAAAACGTCGGCGGACTGCCTGTCGCAATAGGTCCCGTCAGCACGGCTATGTCGGGTTTCGCGCCCGGCAGTCCCAATCCTCCCATGCAGTTTCTCGGCGGCGCGCCGGAGTTTAACGCCGGTGATATTGTCTTTCCCGATTCGCTCACCTATTTGCGAGAAACGGCTCTTGAGCAAGGAACATATATTTATGAACCACTCCATGAATGGTATTGCATCGTGCTGGACTCCATTGCCCGTTTCTACTACTATCCCCTCGGCACTGAACGAGATACGACAACTGCGGAGTATTTCGACATCCAGCTCGATTCCTTCCGCCGTGTGATTTTCGTGGACGGCAAGCTCGATATTCGCGGAATTCTCGCCGCCCGCGGCCATCAATTGCACCTCGGCTGTAGTCAGGATATTCGCATCGTGGACAACATCATGATTCGCAATACCAATATGCAGAACGGAACGCTTCCCGATGGCGCCGACTCGCGCATTGCTCTGGCCTCTGAGCAGGGCATCTACATCGCCAACACGTGGGAGAACGGCCGCGAAAACCGCGCGCAAGGTTCGGACGTCGTGATTACCGCGTTCCTGTTTGCAATGGGTACGCATTTCCAAATGGAGCAGATGAACGACGTTGGCGACCCGTATATCGGTCCGTCACCTGATGAACGCGGCAACATCGTGCTCACCGGCGGTATCACGCAGTACCATCGCGGCTACGTGCATCGCAGTAATCGCGGAGGTTCAGGCTACAACAAAATTTATCACTATGACGCGCGCAACCGATTGTGGCGCACGGGAGTCTTCGAACCGATTGACCCGCTCGAAGAGGATTGGGTGTCGCCCGTTGACAACCCTCTTTTCCCGGCACAGTTCACTTTGAGCGTCGCGCCCAATCCGTTCAACGTCAGCACGACGATTCGCTTTACACTGCCGCAAATGCAATCTGTGCGTGCGCGAGTGTATGACGTACAGGGCCGCGAAGTGATGCAGCTTGCTGATAGGCAATATCCCGCCGGAAGCCACGTCTTGCAATTTAACGGCGAGTCGCTCGCGTCCGGCGTGTACTTCCTGCGCCTTGAAACACTTGGGCAAATCGAAACAAGGAAACTCATGCTTATCAAATAG
- a CDS encoding D-2-hydroxyacid dehydrogenase, whose amino-acid sequence MPKILLNDGIDALAAEALISSGFDIDTKHYDGDELFAKVATVDALTVRSATKVTKDVIDAAKNLKIIVRGGVGVDNIDVAYAESKGVVVRNTPAASSTSVAECAIGLMFSIARAIPAANASMKNGEWDKKSFSKGIELEGKTLGIIGMGRIGTRVAEKAASLGMRVIMGYDKFPEKVKVKGFQLRELNEVFEESDIISVHIPKSKDEPSLIGAKEIAMMKSGVILINTARGGVIDEEALLAALNSGHVYGAGIDVWVGEPKPRQDLVTHPRVVALPHIGAQTIEGQGRVGDEVAEILKDFFHK is encoded by the coding sequence ATGCCAAAAATTCTACTCAACGACGGGATTGACGCCCTTGCCGCTGAAGCCCTGATCTCGTCGGGCTTCGACATTGACACCAAGCATTACGACGGCGACGAACTGTTCGCCAAAGTCGCGACCGTGGACGCACTCACCGTGCGCTCCGCTACCAAAGTCACCAAAGACGTCATTGACGCCGCGAAGAATCTGAAGATCATCGTGCGCGGCGGAGTCGGTGTCGATAACATCGATGTTGCCTACGCCGAATCCAAAGGCGTCGTCGTGCGTAACACGCCCGCCGCATCTTCAACATCCGTGGCAGAATGCGCCATCGGGTTGATGTTCAGCATCGCCCGCGCAATCCCTGCTGCCAACGCTTCCATGAAGAACGGCGAATGGGACAAGAAATCGTTCTCCAAAGGTATCGAACTCGAAGGCAAAACACTCGGCATCATCGGCATGGGACGTATTGGCACTCGTGTTGCCGAAAAGGCCGCAAGTCTCGGCATGCGCGTCATCATGGGCTATGACAAGTTCCCAGAAAAGGTCAAGGTCAAAGGCTTTCAACTGCGCGAACTCAATGAAGTCTTCGAAGAGTCCGACATCATCTCCGTGCATATTCCAAAATCAAAAGATGAACCCTCACTCATCGGCGCGAAGGAAATCGCTATGATGAAATCCGGCGTAATTCTCATCAACACCGCGCGCGGCGGCGTAATTGACGAAGAAGCGTTGCTGGCGGCTCTGAATAGTGGTCACGTATACGGAGCCGGTATCGATGTTTGGGTCGGCGAACCCAAACCGCGCCAGGACTTGGTTACACATCCGCGTGTCGTCGCCCTGCCGCACATCGGCGCACAGACCATCGAAGGTCAAGGCCGCGTTGGTGACGAAGTTGCCGAAATCCTAAAAGACTTCTTTCATAAGTAG